The following are encoded together in the Bacillus sp. V2I10 genome:
- a CDS encoding IucA/IucC family siderophore biosynthesis protein encodes MNKLEAMALAEKATLQSYLNCFLRETNSGNLSADAPEELRKKHSGKWIHVILQHQNSSLYIPAGYLSETGRHLLDCPVYCDSEEIDYITCIEKTLKELGANDSSSEKDEELLLRVKQSCESMAQFLEERSDDEEELYQTSFDFIAAEQSLLFGHLLHPTPKSRQGMTESDIKVYSPELKGAFPLHYFRAHAASIYSKSTMPQSAIELIKQLVKDDPEISDEFKEKYAGKDEYALLPIHPWQAEYLLKDSAVQEFIQEGMLENLGQQGQAFYATSSLRTVYHPDVAFMMKFSLNIKITNSVRVNLLKELERGAEVKELMDTQLGSELSEQFPDFNIIHDPAFITLKLHDQKESGFEVILRENPFYKRSAEQATALVALCQDGMLPQSSRLASIVRDLSKKEKRSTEEISEDWLKRYLAISLKPILWLYFEKGIALEAHQQNSVVQLENGYPSRFFYRDNQGFYFCESKKNELNSYLPGIGLKSETVCSDAVADERLRYYFFFNHLFGLVNAFGTANLADEKNLLHLIREELEKQSIPATHPSLLLKTLLEDKTLPCKANLLTRFHDLDELVGPLETQSVYVQVRNPLFTKKEVFASK; translated from the coding sequence ATGAACAAACTTGAAGCAATGGCTCTTGCTGAAAAAGCAACTCTTCAAAGCTATTTAAATTGCTTTCTGCGGGAGACAAACAGCGGGAATCTAAGTGCAGATGCACCTGAAGAATTAAGAAAGAAGCACAGTGGCAAATGGATTCATGTTATTTTACAACATCAAAATTCCAGTCTTTATATCCCTGCAGGCTATCTATCTGAGACAGGACGTCACTTGTTAGACTGCCCAGTGTACTGTGATAGTGAGGAAATCGATTACATAACATGCATTGAAAAAACGCTGAAAGAACTGGGTGCAAATGATTCATCATCTGAAAAAGATGAAGAATTGCTTTTGCGTGTCAAACAAAGCTGCGAATCCATGGCTCAATTTCTTGAAGAGCGTTCAGATGATGAGGAAGAACTTTATCAAACCTCATTTGATTTTATTGCAGCAGAGCAGTCCCTTTTATTTGGGCATTTGCTTCATCCGACACCAAAAAGCAGACAGGGAATGACAGAATCAGATATAAAGGTGTATTCACCAGAATTAAAAGGAGCATTTCCGCTGCATTATTTTAGAGCTCATGCTGCGTCTATCTATTCAAAGTCAACAATGCCACAGTCGGCAATTGAACTTATAAAGCAGCTTGTCAAGGATGACCCGGAGATCAGTGATGAGTTTAAAGAGAAGTACGCAGGAAAGGATGAATACGCACTTCTTCCAATTCATCCGTGGCAGGCAGAGTATTTGCTGAAAGACTCAGCTGTTCAAGAATTCATTCAAGAAGGCATGCTTGAAAATCTAGGGCAGCAGGGACAGGCTTTTTATGCAACTTCATCCTTGCGAACGGTCTATCATCCAGATGTTGCCTTTATGATGAAGTTTTCACTTAACATCAAAATCACAAATTCTGTCCGGGTGAACCTATTAAAAGAACTTGAACGCGGAGCTGAAGTGAAAGAATTGATGGACACACAGCTTGGAAGTGAGTTATCTGAACAATTTCCTGATTTTAATATCATTCACGATCCTGCATTTATTACATTAAAGCTGCACGATCAGAAAGAGTCAGGTTTTGAAGTCATTCTCAGGGAAAATCCTTTTTATAAAAGGAGTGCGGAACAAGCAACAGCTCTTGTTGCCCTTTGTCAGGACGGAATGCTGCCACAATCGTCAAGACTTGCAAGCATCGTTCGTGACCTTTCAAAAAAGGAAAAACGGTCAACAGAAGAAATAAGCGAAGACTGGCTGAAACGCTATTTGGCGATTTCATTAAAGCCGATTCTGTGGCTTTATTTTGAAAAAGGCATTGCGCTTGAAGCACATCAGCAAAACAGCGTCGTTCAGCTGGAAAATGGATATCCATCGCGATTTTTTTATAGAGATAATCAGGGATTTTACTTTTGCGAATCCAAAAAGAATGAATTAAATTCGTATCTTCCGGGAATCGGTTTAAAAAGTGAAACGGTATGTTCAGATGCGGTTGCAGATGAACGGCTGCGCTATTATTTCTTTTTCAATCATTTATTCGGACTTGTGAATGCCTTTGGAACGGCAAACCTGGCAGATGAGAAAAATCTTCTTCACCTTATTCGGGAGGAATTGGAAAAGCAGTCCATTCCTGCAACTCATCCATCGCTTTTGCTTAAAACCCTGCTGGAAGACAAGACCTTGCCCTGCAAAGCGAATCTATTAACTAGATTTCATGATTTAGATGAACTGGTTGGGCCGCTTGAAACACAGTCTGTTTATGTTCAAGTGCGTAATCCTTTATTTACAAAGAAGGAGGTCTTTGCATCAAAATGA
- a CDS encoding sodium-dependent transporter, giving the protein MKENQQWSSKLGFILSAAGSAIGLGAIWKFPYIAGVSGGGAFFFIFLLFTILLGLPLLLAEFAIGRSTQSDAIESYKKIAPDSKWYSIGYLGMITCFILLSFYSVIGGWIILYLVKAISGELNGLNQQQFGELFGATISNPLLSVGAHLVFMIITIAVVAKGVQNGIERTSKFMMPALFLLFIVLIFRSITLEGAMEGVQFLFYPDFSKLTSEVILAALGQSFFTLSVGVSVMLTYSSYLPKDSNLPQSAFSIVGMNIFIVVMAGLAIFPGVFSFGLKPDAGPVLLFNVLPTVFNQMTFGMAFFVAFLLLFLFASLTSAFSMLEIIVSVISKGDADKRIKWSWIIGMLIFAVGVPSALSFGIWSEVSIFGKSIFDAADYLVSNILMPIGALLISIFVPLKMKKSMLYSELANGSSLSKGLFNIWFILMRYVAPIAIFLVLLDVLGIWKLLFR; this is encoded by the coding sequence ATGAAAGAAAATCAGCAGTGGTCTTCAAAACTAGGATTTATTTTATCTGCAGCAGGATCTGCAATCGGACTTGGAGCGATTTGGAAATTCCCGTATATCGCAGGGGTAAGCGGCGGGGGTGCGTTCTTTTTCATTTTCCTGTTGTTCACGATCCTGCTTGGATTGCCTTTACTGCTTGCAGAGTTTGCAATCGGGCGAAGCACACAAAGTGATGCGATTGAATCTTATAAAAAAATTGCACCGGATTCAAAATGGTATTCTATTGGATACCTGGGCATGATAACATGCTTTATTTTGCTCTCTTTTTATAGTGTCATTGGCGGATGGATCATTTTATATTTAGTTAAAGCGATATCAGGAGAACTGAATGGACTTAATCAGCAGCAGTTTGGGGAGTTATTTGGTGCTACGATTTCAAATCCGCTGCTTAGCGTTGGAGCTCATCTTGTATTTATGATCATAACCATTGCCGTTGTTGCAAAGGGTGTACAAAATGGGATTGAACGTACAAGCAAATTTATGATGCCGGCCTTATTTCTATTATTTATAGTGCTGATATTCCGTTCGATTACACTAGAAGGTGCAATGGAAGGTGTACAATTTTTATTTTATCCTGACTTTTCAAAATTAACTTCTGAAGTCATTCTTGCAGCACTTGGACAATCCTTTTTCACACTAAGTGTGGGTGTTTCAGTTATGCTTACCTATAGTTCATACTTGCCAAAGGATTCGAATTTGCCGCAATCAGCGTTCTCGATTGTAGGTATGAATATATTTATCGTTGTTATGGCAGGATTAGCTATTTTCCCGGGAGTCTTTTCATTTGGACTGAAGCCTGATGCAGGTCCTGTCTTATTATTTAATGTACTTCCGACCGTTTTTAATCAAATGACATTTGGAATGGCATTCTTCGTTGCCTTCCTGCTGCTTTTCTTATTTGCTTCACTAACATCAGCCTTTTCGATGCTTGAAATTATTGTATCTGTGATTTCTAAAGGTGATGCTGACAAACGGATTAAATGGTCGTGGATCATTGGAATGCTTATATTCGCAGTTGGAGTGCCATCTGCTTTATCCTTTGGAATCTGGAGTGAAGTAAGCATTTTCGGAAAATCAATTTTTGATGCAGCCGATTATTTGGTCAGCAATATTCTGATGCCGATTGGCGCTTTGCTGATCTCCATCTTTGTTCCTTTGAAAATGAAAAAATCCATGCTTTACTCAGAACTTGCTAACGGTTCGTCTTTATCTAAAGGACTCTTTAACATTTGGTTCATTTTAATGAGATATGTAGCTCCAATCGCTATTTTCCTCGTTTTGCTGGATGTTTTGGGAATCTGGAAACTGCTTTTCCGATAA
- a CDS encoding GNAT family N-acetyltransferase — protein sequence MNQLETGLSITFRKADFEKDAAMLHKWHHEPHVIPYWNQDYPFSQYTKHLKKLLADDHQTLWIGHLNGEAMSYWETYWASADIIGDYYASEPYDQGVHLLIGDPFYLGKGLSLPMLREIMKQMFTDERTQRIVAEPDSRNKKMIHVFKKCGFFPQKEIQLPDKKALFMICEREDFEWGLKNDL from the coding sequence ATGAATCAGCTAGAGACCGGTTTATCTATAACATTTCGAAAGGCCGACTTTGAAAAAGATGCTGCCATGCTTCATAAGTGGCATCACGAACCGCACGTTATTCCTTATTGGAATCAAGATTATCCGTTCAGCCAATATACGAAGCATCTGAAAAAACTTTTGGCGGATGATCATCAAACGCTGTGGATCGGGCATCTGAACGGAGAGGCAATGAGCTATTGGGAAACGTATTGGGCAAGTGCTGACATCATTGGAGATTATTATGCATCAGAGCCTTATGATCAGGGTGTTCATTTGCTGATTGGTGATCCTTTTTACCTTGGTAAAGGTCTTTCACTGCCAATGCTCCGTGAAATCATGAAACAGATGTTTACTGACGAGCGGACACAGAGGATAGTCGCCGAGCCTGACAGCCGAAATAAGAAAATGATTCATGTTTTCAAAAAATGCGGATTCTTTCCGCAAAAGGAAATTCAGCTGCCTGATAAAAAAGCACTCTTCATGATATGTGAAAGAGAAGATTTCGAATGGGGGCTAAAGAATGATTTATGA
- a CDS encoding LysE family translocator yields the protein MEHLSLFIIMSILLILLPGPDTAIATKNTITGGRAGGMKTVFGTLTALLIHTFAAVLGLSALIVKSAFLFSILKYAGACYLIYLGLKSLWTLKKPGRIQDREEQKPEAKQVNCYRQGFLTNLLNPKVAVFFLTFLPQFLEPGSNTFTQFMIMGLTYTILTFIWFIIYIYLIHQLSAFMKKPAVQKWMEGITGAVLIGFGIKLAIERK from the coding sequence TTGGAGCACTTATCATTATTTATCATCATGTCTATTTTATTAATTTTATTGCCTGGACCTGATACAGCCATCGCTACTAAGAATACTATTACTGGCGGGAGGGCAGGAGGAATGAAAACAGTGTTCGGGACTTTGACAGCACTTTTAATTCATACTTTTGCAGCTGTATTAGGTTTATCAGCACTTATTGTCAAATCAGCTTTTCTTTTTTCAATCCTAAAGTACGCGGGAGCTTGCTACCTCATTTATTTAGGACTTAAATCTTTATGGACTTTAAAAAAACCGGGCAGAATACAAGATAGAGAAGAACAAAAGCCTGAAGCAAAGCAAGTCAACTGTTACAGGCAGGGATTTTTGACAAATCTCCTAAACCCTAAGGTAGCTGTTTTCTTTTTAACCTTTTTGCCGCAATTTTTGGAGCCGGGATCGAATACTTTTACACAGTTTATGATTATGGGATTAACGTACACAATTCTTACATTTATTTGGTTTATTATTTATATATACTTGATTCATCAATTGAGTGCTTTCATGAAAAAGCCTGCTGTACAAAAGTGGATGGAAGGCATAACCGGAGCAGTACTCATTGGATTTGGCATTAAATTAGCAATAGAAAGAAAGTAA
- a CDS encoding aspartate aminotransferase family protein, which translates to MDHLTAIQEKTAFEHLFLSNYESSLKNYETQMTHAMNSVKRIMMSQNPYSGMTPFDVKKELDQHFPVFHPKMNQNQQTVFEKLTDTITSNTIHVSHPSTAAHLHCPPMITGLAAEAVISGLNQSMDSWDQSGAATMVEQYVMNGLCGMFHLPDGDGVMTSGGTQSNLMGLLLARERAALKFWGWNIKKQGLPKELHRLKILCSEAAHFSVQQAASILGLGEDSVVLVKADEKYRMCMEDLAACLHNLKKNGELPFALIGTAGTTDFGSIDPLEEMSSLAKDHDLWFHADAAYGGGLVLTDTHKHKLGGLEKADSITVDFHKMFYQPISCGAFLVKNRESFSFIRHHADYLNPIEDEEDDIPNLVFKSIQTTRRFDALKPFLSFQLVRKEEWAEMIDHTLLVAQKTYELLKKEREFSVYHQPELSTVVFRYIGTGFLTHEKLNQLNYQIREILLENGEVIMARTKVDGDACLKFTFLNPLTKMADVKKIIRRMKEIGEDETRRLQYEQT; encoded by the coding sequence GTGGATCATTTGACAGCCATTCAGGAAAAAACAGCCTTTGAACATTTGTTTTTATCAAATTATGAATCAAGTTTAAAAAATTATGAAACCCAAATGACTCATGCGATGAACTCCGTTAAAAGGATAATGATGTCACAAAACCCCTACAGCGGGATGACTCCTTTTGATGTGAAGAAAGAATTAGATCAACATTTTCCGGTCTTTCATCCAAAAATGAATCAAAATCAGCAAACTGTATTTGAAAAACTTACGGATACCATCACTTCAAATACCATTCATGTCAGCCATCCATCAACTGCCGCACATCTTCACTGCCCGCCAATGATTACGGGTTTAGCGGCAGAAGCCGTTATTTCCGGATTAAATCAATCGATGGATTCATGGGATCAAAGCGGTGCAGCTACAATGGTTGAGCAGTATGTAATGAATGGGCTGTGCGGGATGTTCCATCTGCCAGACGGAGACGGTGTGATGACAAGCGGCGGAACGCAGTCTAATTTAATGGGCCTCTTGCTTGCAAGGGAACGCGCTGCCTTAAAGTTTTGGGGATGGAATATTAAAAAGCAGGGTCTTCCGAAAGAACTGCATCGTCTGAAAATTCTATGCTCAGAAGCCGCTCATTTTTCTGTCCAGCAGGCAGCCTCGATATTAGGCTTAGGTGAAGATTCTGTTGTTTTAGTAAAAGCGGATGAAAAGTACCGCATGTGTATGGAAGACTTGGCTGCATGCCTGCACAATCTGAAAAAAAATGGGGAATTGCCTTTTGCGCTGATCGGCACTGCAGGTACAACAGACTTTGGCAGCATCGATCCGCTGGAGGAAATGAGCAGCCTGGCTAAAGATCATGACCTGTGGTTCCATGCAGATGCTGCTTATGGAGGCGGGCTTGTCTTAACAGATACCCATAAGCATAAACTCGGAGGTTTAGAGAAAGCAGATTCCATTACAGTAGATTTTCATAAAATGTTTTATCAGCCAATCAGCTGCGGAGCTTTTCTTGTAAAAAATCGGGAGTCATTTTCGTTTATCAGGCATCATGCTGATTATTTGAATCCAATTGAAGACGAGGAAGATGATATCCCGAATTTAGTCTTCAAATCCATTCAGACAACCAGACGCTTTGATGCACTGAAGCCTTTTCTCTCATTTCAATTAGTCCGAAAAGAGGAATGGGCAGAAATGATTGATCACACGTTGCTTGTAGCACAGAAAACGTATGAGCTCCTGAAAAAAGAGCGTGAGTTCAGCGTCTATCATCAGCCCGAACTGAGCACGGTTGTTTTCAGATACATCGGGACAGGCTTTCTCACGCATGAGAAGCTCAATCAGCTAAACTATCAAATTCGGGAAATTCTACTGGAAAATGGAGAAGTGATCATGGCCCGGACAAAGGTGGACGGCGATGCCTGCCTGAAATTTACCTTTTTGAATCCATTAACAAAAATGGCTGATGTTAAAAAAATCATAAGAAGAATGAAAGAAATTGGCGAAGATGAAACAAGGAGGCTGCAGTATGAACAAACTTGA
- a CDS encoding N-acetyltransferase, with the protein MIKHLNHKEYSTAEKILRIQIPAYQIEADLIGFRDIPQLKETAKDIADSEETFIGCIIDNEIRGVLSYERDAETLNICRLVIHPNYFRLGIASTLLDYFLKQNTNNRVKVSTGTKNIPAITLYQSFKFMKTGEIEVAPGVSITVLEKWRTD; encoded by the coding sequence ATGATTAAGCACTTAAACCACAAAGAATACAGCACAGCAGAAAAAATTCTGAGAATTCAAATCCCAGCCTACCAAATTGAAGCTGATTTGATAGGGTTCAGAGATATCCCCCAGCTTAAAGAAACAGCAAAAGACATAGCTGATTCAGAAGAAACCTTTATAGGCTGCATAATCGATAATGAAATACGCGGAGTTCTATCTTATGAAAGGGATGCAGAGACTCTGAATATTTGCAGACTAGTCATACATCCAAATTATTTTCGATTAGGGATCGCTTCAACTTTGCTTGATTATTTTTTAAAACAGAATACAAATAATAGAGTAAAAGTATCTACTGGCACAAAAAATATCCCGGCCATAACACTTTATCAATCATTTAAATTTATGAAAACAGGAGAGATTGAAGTTGCGCCTGGAGTAAGTATCACTGTACTTGAAAAATGGAGAACAGATTAA
- the thiM gene encoding hydroxyethylthiazole kinase, protein MLEPKTIDAILEKLRKEKPLVHNITNVVVTNFTANGLLAIGASPVMAYAKEEVADMAKIAGALVLNIGTLNEENVEAMLLAGKSANKHGVPVIFDPVGAGATKYRTETAQIIVRELDIAAVRGNAAEVANVVGESWSIKGVDSGDGKGDLIALAVKAAKQLNTIAVITGKQDIVSDGETTYICKNGHSLLTKVTGAGCLLTSVIGAFCAVEKDYVRASAAALAVYGSAAELAAEGIEGPGSFQIEFLNKLYNISADDIQKLSALEEVYHVNL, encoded by the coding sequence ATGCTGGAACCTAAAACGATTGATGCGATTCTAGAAAAATTAAGAAAAGAAAAACCATTGGTGCACAATATTACAAATGTTGTGGTAACGAATTTTACAGCAAATGGCCTGTTAGCAATCGGAGCATCGCCGGTAATGGCTTACGCCAAGGAAGAAGTAGCGGATATGGCGAAAATTGCAGGGGCACTTGTATTAAATATTGGTACCTTAAACGAAGAAAATGTAGAAGCGATGCTGCTTGCAGGGAAATCTGCCAATAAGCATGGCGTGCCAGTCATTTTTGATCCAGTTGGTGCAGGCGCAACAAAATACCGTACAGAAACGGCGCAAATAATCGTAAGGGAACTGGACATCGCTGCAGTTAGAGGGAATGCGGCTGAAGTGGCAAATGTCGTTGGTGAGAGCTGGTCGATAAAAGGAGTCGACTCCGGTGACGGCAAAGGAGACTTAATCGCACTTGCTGTAAAAGCTGCAAAGCAGTTAAACACGATTGCGGTCATTACAGGAAAACAAGATATTGTTTCAGATGGAGAAACAACATATATATGCAAAAATGGTCATTCTCTTCTAACAAAAGTAACAGGTGCAGGCTGCTTGCTCACCTCTGTTATCGGCGCATTTTGCGCGGTTGAAAAAGACTATGTTCGTGCTTCTGCTGCAGCATTAGCGGTTTACGGGAGTGCTGCCGAACTTGCAGCTGAAGGAATTGAAGGCCCCGGAAGCTTTCAAATCGAGTTTTTAAACAAGCTTTATAACATTTCAGCAGATGATATTCAAAAACTTTCTGCACTTGAGGAGGTTTACCATGTCAATCTCTAA
- the thiE gene encoding thiamine phosphate synthase, with product MWNEEVRAKLQLYFIMGSTNCTEDPEKVLFQAINGGISMFQFREKGTDALTGSEKKDLARKLQKLCKNHGIPFIINDDIELALALNADGVHIGQDDEDARTVRKILGEGKIVGVSAHTLAEVEKAIDDGADYIGAGPIYPTLTKTDAEPVKGTSLLEEVRNCGILIPIVGIGGITAENARAVIEAGADGVSVITSISLAEDVYKSATALKKSVS from the coding sequence ATGTGGAATGAGGAAGTTCGTGCGAAACTTCAGCTTTATTTTATTATGGGCAGCACAAACTGTACGGAAGACCCTGAAAAAGTCCTGTTCCAAGCAATAAATGGAGGCATATCCATGTTTCAGTTCCGGGAAAAAGGAACAGATGCTTTAACAGGAAGCGAAAAAAAGGACCTGGCAAGAAAACTGCAGAAACTTTGTAAGAACCATGGAATACCATTTATCATAAATGATGACATAGAACTTGCTCTTGCACTAAATGCAGATGGAGTTCATATCGGGCAGGATGATGAAGATGCCCGAACTGTAAGAAAGATTTTAGGCGAGGGAAAAATAGTTGGTGTCTCAGCCCATACCCTTGCAGAAGTAGAGAAGGCTATCGATGATGGAGCCGATTATATCGGAGCAGGGCCAATTTACCCTACGCTTACAAAAACAGATGCAGAACCTGTTAAGGGGACTTCTCTTCTTGAAGAAGTAAGAAACTGCGGCATTTTGATTCCGATTGTAGGAATTGGAGGCATTACAGCTGAAAATGCGCGTGCAGTTATTGAAGCAGGTGCTGACGGGGTCTCGGTGATTACATCGATAAGTCTTGCTGAAGATGTCTATAAAAGCGCGACTGCTTTGAAGAAATCTGTATCTTGA
- the thiD gene encoding bifunctional hydroxymethylpyrimidine kinase/phosphomethylpyrimidine kinase: MSISKALTIAGSDSGGGAGIQADLKTFQELNVYGMSAITAVTAQNTLGVHGVFPLTSDAVMQQIEAIGSDFGADAIKTGMLFNSEIIEAVSEQIKRFNWSKVIVDPVMIAKGGASLLQDEAVEALKNHLLPLALVVTPNIPEAEVLTGLTIHNLDDRQTAAKILHSFGVKNVVVKGGHAENEEQLVDLLFDGTEFSYFTSERIHTKNTHGTGCTFAAAITAEIAKGKSIYNSAETAVAFIREAIKEDLKLGQGHGPTNHWAYQKKKRGPLHVE; the protein is encoded by the coding sequence ATGTCAATCTCTAAAGCACTGACGATTGCAGGCTCTGACAGCGGCGGGGGAGCAGGAATTCAAGCGGATTTAAAAACGTTTCAGGAATTGAATGTATATGGAATGTCTGCCATTACAGCGGTAACCGCTCAAAACACACTAGGGGTGCATGGTGTATTTCCATTAACTTCAGACGCGGTTATGCAGCAGATTGAAGCGATTGGCTCAGACTTTGGAGCTGATGCCATTAAAACCGGTATGCTATTTAATAGTGAAATTATTGAAGCAGTCTCTGAACAAATAAAGAGGTTCAATTGGAGCAAAGTGATTGTAGATCCCGTCATGATAGCCAAAGGCGGTGCTTCATTATTGCAGGATGAAGCAGTGGAAGCATTGAAAAATCATTTGCTGCCGCTTGCTTTGGTCGTTACTCCTAACATTCCAGAAGCTGAAGTGCTGACGGGTTTAACCATTCACAATCTCGATGATCGTCAGACTGCAGCCAAAATCCTGCACTCTTTCGGCGTGAAAAATGTTGTGGTTAAGGGGGGACATGCTGAAAACGAGGAACAGTTAGTAGATTTGTTATTTGATGGAACAGAGTTCAGCTATTTTACAAGTGAACGTATTCATACAAAAAATACGCACGGAACAGGCTGTACCTTCGCAGCTGCCATCACAGCCGAGATCGCAAAAGGAAAGTCAATTTATAATTCGGCAGAAACCGCCGTTGCATTCATCCGGGAAGCGATAAAAGAAGATCTTAAATTAGGACAGGGCCATGGACCTACAAATCATTGGGCTTATCAAAAGAAAAAAAGGGGACCTTTGCATGTGGAATGA
- a CDS encoding aspartate aminotransferase family protein has protein sequence MLTNEFYLSSQRKRESNARSYPRRIPIAISEAEGIYVKDVENKTYIDCLAGAGTLALGHNHPVVIEAMENVIKGKRPLHTLDITTPMKEEFVEELFDALPKKFAEHAKIQFCGPSGSDAVEAAMKLVKTATGRGGMLSFQGGYHGMTNGSLSLMGNLGPKSKIPNLMSDVHFLPYPYSYRCPFGIGGDDGAAIGSTFIERTLNDPESGIVKPAGMVMEIVQGEGGAIPAPDEWVRQVRNITKEQQIPLIIDEVQTGFGRTGKMFAFEHADINPDVVVLSKAIGGTLPLAVVVYHKDLDQWEPGAHSGTFRGNQIAIAAGTATMKFIKQEKLEEQTALLGEFLMLRLKQMKQEVSSIGDVRGLGLMVGAEIVDKTAAADAIGSYPAHPKLAKLIQQECFKRGLILELGGRFGSVVRFLPPLIITREQLDTVCDIFFDSVKAAERTLSPSLV, from the coding sequence ATGCTAACAAATGAATTTTATTTAAGCAGCCAGCGTAAGAGAGAATCAAATGCAAGATCTTATCCGCGCAGAATTCCAATCGCGATCAGTGAGGCAGAAGGGATTTATGTGAAGGATGTTGAGAATAAAACCTACATAGATTGCTTGGCAGGAGCAGGTACTCTTGCACTTGGACATAATCATCCTGTTGTTATAGAAGCGATGGAAAATGTGATAAAAGGCAAGCGTCCGCTTCATACGCTGGATATTACTACACCAATGAAAGAGGAGTTTGTGGAGGAACTGTTTGACGCTCTTCCGAAAAAATTTGCTGAACATGCAAAAATCCAATTTTGCGGACCATCAGGATCAGATGCTGTTGAGGCCGCTATGAAGCTCGTGAAAACAGCAACCGGCAGAGGCGGCATGCTTTCTTTCCAAGGCGGATATCACGGCATGACAAATGGCTCTCTTAGTCTAATGGGAAACCTTGGTCCTAAAAGCAAAATACCCAATTTAATGTCAGACGTACACTTTCTTCCTTATCCATATTCATACCGCTGCCCATTTGGCATTGGGGGAGACGACGGGGCGGCAATCGGCTCTACATTTATTGAGCGCACTCTAAACGATCCTGAATCCGGTATTGTGAAGCCCGCAGGCATGGTCATGGAAATCGTGCAAGGGGAGGGAGGCGCCATTCCAGCTCCTGATGAATGGGTGAGACAAGTACGGAATATTACTAAAGAACAGCAAATTCCTCTCATTATCGATGAAGTGCAGACTGGATTTGGACGCACCGGAAAAATGTTTGCCTTTGAACATGCTGACATCAATCCTGATGTTGTTGTTCTTTCAAAAGCAATCGGCGGAACCCTTCCTTTAGCGGTTGTTGTCTATCATAAAGATCTTGATCAATGGGAACCGGGAGCGCATTCAGGCACATTCCGCGGAAATCAGATTGCGATTGCTGCCGGAACAGCAACAATGAAATTTATAAAGCAGGAAAAGCTTGAAGAACAGACAGCTCTGCTTGGAGAGTTTTTAATGCTCCGTTTGAAACAGATGAAGCAAGAAGTATCATCTATAGGAGATGTTCGGGGATTAGGACTGATGGTTGGCGCTGAAATTGTAGATAAAACAGCGGCTGCAGATGCCATCGGAAGTTATCCTGCTCATCCAAAGCTCGCGAAGCTTATTCAGCAGGAATGCTTCAAACGGGGCCTTATCCTAGAGCTTGGAGGGCGCTTCGGCAGCGTGGTTCGTTTCTTGCCGCCGCTGATAATTACAAGAGAACAGCTTGACACAGTATGTGATATATTCTTCGATTCTGTTAAAGCTGCAGAAAGAACACTCAGCCCAAGTTTAGTTTAG